In the genome of Pseudomonas sp. P5_109, one region contains:
- a CDS encoding AraC family transcriptional regulator, which produces MYTLTRSASLTSYEQVARSVGLDPFRMLRMAKLPASVLDDPNIMISSDSLGWLLEESAHLSGQEAFGLLLAEKRQLSNFGMLALLIREEPTLRAALQACLRYARLHNAGVQLWLEDAGDLTLLQVGVNMQGHHGVWRQAIEQATGIMLRTLSILSGHTFRPVRVCFTHEGPASLEVHHRVLGTAIEFSQELNAIVCRARDLDMAIPEADPALHREVKRSLDMLLANLRDEPTQRVRQIVKMLLPSGLCSVDGVAQHLGVHRRTLNRHLAIEGESVSTIINAVRAELAEEYLANRKRRLYEVAELLGFSSAGDFSRWFRSRFGKTPSAWAVAYRESKAAVEPVSPQ; this is translated from the coding sequence ATGTACACCTTGACGCGAAGCGCCAGCCTTACCAGCTATGAGCAAGTGGCCCGTTCAGTGGGGCTCGACCCTTTTCGCATGCTGCGCATGGCCAAGCTGCCGGCCAGTGTCCTCGACGACCCGAACATAATGATCAGTAGCGATTCGTTAGGCTGGCTACTGGAGGAGTCCGCCCACCTGTCCGGCCAGGAGGCCTTCGGCCTGCTGCTCGCGGAAAAGCGCCAGCTGTCCAATTTTGGCATGCTGGCGCTGCTTATCCGCGAAGAACCCACACTGCGGGCAGCCTTGCAGGCTTGCTTGCGCTATGCGCGACTGCATAACGCCGGCGTGCAGTTGTGGCTTGAGGATGCAGGCGACCTGACTTTGCTGCAGGTGGGTGTGAACATGCAGGGCCATCATGGCGTCTGGCGCCAGGCGATAGAACAGGCCACCGGTATCATGTTGCGCACGTTGAGCATTCTGAGCGGCCATACTTTCCGGCCGGTCAGGGTCTGTTTCACCCATGAAGGCCCTGCCAGCCTGGAGGTGCACCACCGCGTGCTGGGAACAGCCATCGAGTTTTCCCAGGAGCTCAACGCCATCGTTTGCCGCGCACGCGATCTCGATATGGCAATCCCTGAAGCAGACCCGGCGCTGCATCGCGAAGTGAAGCGGTCGCTGGACATGCTGCTGGCCAACCTGCGCGATGAGCCGACGCAGCGGGTGCGTCAGATCGTCAAGATGCTGTTGCCAAGCGGTCTGTGTTCGGTCGATGGCGTGGCCCAGCATCTTGGCGTGCATCGACGCACGCTCAACCGGCACCTGGCGATCGAGGGTGAGAGTGTCTCGACGATCATCAATGCTGTACGCGCCGAACTCGCCGAAGAGTACCTGGCTAACCGCAAGCGCCGATTGTATGAGGTCGCCGAACTCCTCGGCTTCTCTTCTGCCGGTGACTTCTCACGCTGGTTCCGCAGCCGTTTTGGCAAGACACCCTCGGCCTGGGCCGTCGCCTATCGAGAGAGCAAGGCGGCAGTCGAACCTGTCTCGCCTCAATAA
- the antB gene encoding anthranilate 1,2-dioxygenase small subunit, producing MNAQLQYQIEQFFYRKSELCDAQDWDAYLQLFAGHSEFHLPQWDSEHVHTRDPKREMSLIYYPNRSGLEDRVFRLRTGKSASSTPMPRTLHQINNVRIGELANGELEVRLNWQTLYYRLATSEQFFGRATYHLKPHADSWLITRKHVLLLNDTINSVLDFYHL from the coding sequence ATGAATGCGCAATTGCAGTATCAGATCGAACAGTTTTTCTATCGCAAATCCGAACTGTGCGACGCCCAGGACTGGGACGCCTACCTCCAGTTGTTCGCCGGGCACAGCGAGTTCCACTTGCCGCAATGGGACTCCGAACACGTCCATACCCGCGACCCCAAGCGCGAAATGTCACTGATCTATTACCCCAATCGTTCGGGCCTGGAAGACCGCGTGTTCCGCCTGCGCACCGGCAAGTCCGCCTCCTCGACGCCGATGCCGCGCACCTTGCACCAGATCAACAACGTGCGCATCGGCGAGCTTGCAAATGGCGAGCTGGAGGTGCGGCTGAACTGGCAAACCTTGTACTACCGCCTGGCGACGTCCGAGCAGTTCTTTGGCCGCGCGACCTATCACCTCAAGCCCCACGCCGATAGCTGGTTGATCACCCGCAAGCATGTGCTGCTGCTCAACGACACCATCAACTCGGTGCTCGATTTCTACCACCTCTGA
- the kynB gene encoding arylformamidase produces the protein MTKNTTLWDISPFLSTETPTWPGDTPFQEERVWTYGPECPVNVGRITLSPHTGAHVDAPLHYSADGAPIGEVALDVYIGPCRVLHCLDSGELVQPGQLQGRLHDVPERVLLRTYRQAPQTAWDSGFTAVARETIDLLASLGVRLIGIDTPSLDPQQSKTLDSHGAVARHHMAILEGIVLDEVPEGDYELIALPLRFAHLDASPVRAILRPLSRS, from the coding sequence ATGACAAAAAATACAACGTTGTGGGATATCAGCCCGTTCCTGAGTACCGAAACGCCGACCTGGCCAGGTGACACGCCTTTTCAGGAGGAACGCGTCTGGACTTACGGTCCCGAGTGTCCGGTGAATGTCGGGCGCATCACGCTGTCGCCGCATACCGGCGCCCACGTCGATGCGCCGCTGCATTACAGCGCCGACGGCGCGCCGATTGGCGAGGTGGCGTTGGACGTCTATATCGGGCCTTGCCGCGTTCTGCATTGCCTGGACAGCGGCGAGCTGGTGCAGCCCGGGCAACTGCAAGGACGTTTGCACGATGTGCCCGAGCGTGTGCTGCTGCGAACCTATCGACAAGCGCCGCAGACAGCCTGGGATTCGGGTTTTACCGCGGTTGCCAGGGAAACCATCGATTTGCTGGCGAGCCTTGGTGTGCGCTTGATTGGCATTGATACGCCGTCACTGGATCCGCAGCAATCCAAGACCCTGGATTCACACGGCGCCGTGGCCCGCCACCACATGGCGATCCTTGAAGGCATCGTGCTGGACGAGGTCCCGGAAGGCGATTATGAGTTGATCGCCTTGCCGCTGCGGTTTGCGCATCTGGACGCGAGTCCGGTCAGGGCGATTCTGCGGCCGCTGAGCAGGTCGTAA
- the antC gene encoding anthranilate 1,2-dioxygenase electron transfer component AntC, which yields MNHKVAFSFADGKTLFFPVQPNEILLDAALRNGINIPLDCREGVCGTCQGRCESGEYSQDYVDEEALSSQDLQQRKMLTCQTRVKSDAAFYFDFASSLCNAAGPDQLTATVSAVKQVSDSTAILHLDLGQVGQSLDFLPGQYARLLIPGTGNKRSYSFANRPSASNQLQFLIRLLPNGVMSNYIRERCQVGDQIALEAPLGAFYLRHVSRPLILVAGGTGLSALLGMLDELAERGCEQPVHLYYGVREAADLCEQARIQAYAQRIPGFRYTEVISDPSPHWTGKRGYIAEHFDAAELRDGEVDMYVCGPPPMVESIKTWLQAQAPDSVHLYYEKFTESNT from the coding sequence ATGAACCATAAGGTCGCGTTCAGTTTTGCCGACGGCAAAACGCTGTTCTTTCCCGTACAACCCAACGAAATCCTGCTCGACGCAGCCCTGCGCAACGGCATCAACATTCCCCTGGATTGCCGCGAAGGCGTCTGCGGAACCTGCCAGGGACGCTGCGAGTCGGGCGAGTACAGCCAGGACTATGTGGATGAGGAAGCCCTCTCCAGCCAGGACCTGCAACAACGCAAGATGCTCACCTGCCAGACCCGGGTCAAATCCGACGCGGCGTTCTATTTCGACTTCGCCTCCAGCCTGTGCAATGCCGCCGGCCCCGATCAACTCACGGCAACGGTCAGCGCCGTCAAACAGGTGTCGGACAGCACGGCGATCCTGCATCTGGACCTGGGTCAGGTCGGGCAATCCCTGGATTTCCTGCCCGGGCAGTACGCCCGGCTGCTGATTCCGGGTACCGGGAACAAACGCTCCTACTCGTTCGCCAATCGGCCGAGCGCCAGCAATCAGCTGCAGTTCCTGATTCGCCTGCTGCCCAATGGGGTAATGAGCAACTACATCCGCGAACGCTGCCAGGTGGGCGACCAGATCGCCCTGGAGGCACCGCTGGGGGCTTTCTATCTGCGCCACGTCAGCAGGCCGCTGATCCTGGTGGCCGGTGGCACCGGTCTTTCGGCATTGCTGGGCATGCTCGACGAACTGGCGGAGCGCGGCTGCGAGCAACCCGTGCATTTGTACTACGGTGTGCGCGAGGCGGCCGACCTGTGCGAACAGGCGCGCATCCAGGCCTATGCGCAACGCATCCCGGGGTTTCGCTACACCGAGGTGATCAGCGATCCGTCGCCGCACTGGACTGGCAAGCGCGGCTACATTGCCGAGCACTTCGACGCCGCTGAACTGCGCGATGGCGAGGTCGATATGTACGTCTGCGGGCCACCGCCGATGGTGGAGTCGATCAAGACCTGGCTACAGGCCCAGGCACCGGACAGCGTGCACCTGTACTACGAAAAATTCACCGAGAGCAATACCTGA
- a CDS encoding AraC family transcriptional regulator — MPKLVRAAVLTKYLEVTQQLGFNPHDVMADIGLSKAQLHAPEQLISIDAAVRLLEDSAAASGCQTFGLSMAGARQLSDFGVTSLLLSHQRSLREALQVMVRYRHLMNDSLAIFVEEAGKMAIIRIEMVTESPMPGRQATELAIGVIFRLCSTLLGSHWQPYSVNFMHLPPDNLHLHLHRRLFGCNLEFGSEFNGIVCPGASLDMINANADPAMARHAQRHLDSLQSTESTSMLFEVRKALYLLLPMGRATIEQIAQSQDMNVRTLQRRLKEDGCAFNELINDVRRALVLRYLENPNNSMSQIADMFGFSMASSFTRWFINQFGMPPAVWRDTQKQSDRPSPG; from the coding sequence ATGCCCAAGCTTGTTCGCGCCGCCGTTTTGACCAAATACCTGGAAGTCACCCAGCAGTTGGGATTCAACCCGCACGACGTCATGGCAGACATCGGGCTGAGCAAGGCTCAGCTACATGCTCCCGAACAGCTCATTTCCATCGATGCCGCCGTGCGCCTGCTGGAAGATTCGGCCGCCGCCAGCGGTTGCCAGACCTTCGGCCTGAGCATGGCCGGGGCGCGCCAACTTTCGGACTTCGGTGTGACCAGCCTCCTGCTCAGCCATCAGCGCAGCCTGCGCGAAGCGTTGCAGGTAATGGTGCGCTACCGTCATTTGATGAACGATTCACTGGCGATCTTCGTTGAAGAGGCCGGCAAGATGGCGATCATTCGAATAGAAATGGTCACCGAGTCACCGATGCCCGGTCGCCAGGCTACGGAGTTGGCCATCGGCGTGATATTTCGTCTGTGCTCGACCCTGCTCGGTTCGCACTGGCAGCCTTACAGCGTCAACTTCATGCACCTACCGCCGGACAACCTGCACCTGCACCTGCATCGGCGCCTGTTCGGCTGCAACCTGGAGTTCGGCAGCGAGTTCAACGGCATCGTCTGCCCCGGCGCCAGCCTCGACATGATCAACGCCAATGCCGACCCGGCCATGGCCCGTCATGCCCAGCGCCATCTTGATTCGCTGCAAAGCACTGAAAGCACCTCGATGCTGTTCGAAGTGCGCAAGGCCCTCTACCTGCTGTTGCCTATGGGCCGCGCCACCATCGAGCAGATCGCCCAGTCCCAGGACATGAACGTGCGCACCCTGCAACGTCGCCTCAAGGAAGACGGCTGTGCCTTCAACGAGCTGATCAACGATGTGCGCCGCGCCCTGGTGCTGCGTTATCTGGAAAACCCGAACAACTCGATGAGCCAGATTGCCGACATGTTCGGCTTCTCCATGGCGAGTTCCTTTACCCGCTGGTTCATCAACCAGTTCGGTATGCCGCCGGCGGTATGGCGTGACACACAGAAACAGTCCGATCGCCCCTCCCCCGGCTAA